Proteins encoded together in one Quercus lobata isolate SW786 chromosome 3, ValleyOak3.0 Primary Assembly, whole genome shotgun sequence window:
- the LOC115980149 gene encoding signal peptidase complex subunit 3B-like, whose amino-acid sequence MRHLIQIPGGKGNGDSHFSMDLSSFCGDSILEFADPFSLSLQCADPCGKYVSLTLNISADLQSLFTWNTKQVFVFLAAEYETPKNSLNQISLWDGIIASKEHAKFWTHTSNKYRFIDQGSNLRGKEFNLTLHWHVMPKTGKMFADKLVMSGYHLPKEYR is encoded by the exons ATGAGGCATCTAATTCAGATTCCAGGTGGGAAAGGGAATGGAGATTCACACTTCTCTATGGACCTATCATCATTTTGTGGGGAT AGTATTTTAGAGTTTGCCGACCCATTTTCCTTATCTCTTCAGTGTGCTGATCCATGTGGCAAATAT GTCAGCTTGACATTGAATATATCAGCAGACTTACAGTCATTGTTTACATGGAATACGAAGCAG GTTTTCGTATTTCTAGCTGCCGAGTATGAAACCCCAAAGAATTCCTTAAATCAG ATTTCACTTTGGGATGGCATTATAGCTTCTAAAGAGCATGCAAAGTTTTGGACGCATACCTCTAACAAGTATCGTTTTATTGATCAG GGAAGCAACCTTCGTGGTAAAGAGTTTAACCTGACATTGCATTGGCATGTCATGCCCAAGACTGGCAAGATGTTTGCGGACAAACTAGTCATGTCCGGATACCACTTGCCGAAGGAATATAGATGA